The following proteins come from a genomic window of Sebastes fasciatus isolate fSebFas1 chromosome 6, fSebFas1.pri, whole genome shotgun sequence:
- the LOC141769873 gene encoding uncharacterized protein LOC141769873: MNQNPNNKVLSPHYGGSFGYGGHGAGGGSPFSHSVQQMGMYPSDRSRGFGRSAVMAAAGGAVAGMALGYGLGRFPRPPFNFHNPQEEHYYNYYMHRRYGTQSTDINDYSRDYRYSKPPVTFDGYMDSCMKRTDLLPANNPKPNNKPAATTTTTTTTTTTTTTTSAAPDSGIVSNTTKSNSTAAENSSTSAPSTQRPLNESEAKPGPPASQVLRKAATNDDDDDDDDTVSIVEIGYPALIEQMKARRCLELYMIYSDKYLKKKTEPSATDGVQRLEMGLQGLLAVVTSTTLMLLNSNMLMLLH; this comes from the coding sequence ATGAACCAGAACCCAAACAACAAAGTCCTGAGCCCTCACTACGGGGGCAGCTTTGGATACGGCGGCCACGGTGCAGGCGGCGGCTCTCCCTTTTCTCACTCAGTTCAGCAGATGGGCATGTATCCCTCCGATAGATCCAGAGGGTTTGGACGCAGCGCTGTGATGGCAGCAGCTGGAGGGGCTGTGGCGGGGATGGCCCTGGGCTACGGGCTGGGAAGGTTCCCCCGTCCTCCCTTCAACTTCCACAACCCCCAGGAGGAGcattactacaactactacatgCACAGGAGATATGGCACCCAGTCTACTGATATCAACGACTACAGCAGAGACTACAGGTACAGCAAACCCCCTGTAACCTTTGATGGATACATGGACTCCTGCATGAAGAGAACAGACCTTCTGCCTGCGAACAATCCAAAGCCAAACAACAAACcagctgctactactactactacaactactactacaactacaactaccacAACTTCTGCTGCTCCAGACTCTGGCATTGTCAGCAACACAACAAAGAGCAACAGCACTGCAGCAGAGAACTCCTCGACCTCTGCACCTTCAACTCAACGCCCTCTGAATGAGTCTGAAGCCAAGCCAGGACCTCCAGCTTCACAGGTTCTCAGAAAAGCTGCtactaatgatgatgatgatgatgatgatgatacagtcagtaTTGTGGAGATCGGCTACCCGGCTCTGATTGAGCAGATGAAAGCCAGGAGATGCTTGGAGTTGTACATGATCTACTCTGATAAGTACTTGAAGAAAAAGACGGAGCCCAGCGCCACCGATGGGGTGCAGCGACTGGAGATGGGCTTGCAAGGTCTATTAGCTGTGGTCACCAGTACTACACTGATGCTACTGAATAGCAACATGCTAATGCTGCTGCACTGA
- the prnpb gene encoding prion protein b isoform X1 — protein MKLTVTALLCLSLLSVHVHFSSATKKGGFGGKISLFKKTPKTNLDTKSKGGIPKQPKQHEQFNQGGQQPGRPGGYPNQGGYPNQGGYPNQGGYPNQGGHPNQGGYPNQGGYPNQGGYPNQGGHPNQGGYPNQGGYPNQGGHPNQGGYPNQGGYPNQGGHPNQGGYPNQGGNPNQGGHPNQGGYPNQGGYPNQGGHPNQGGYPNQGGYPNQGGYPNQGGYPNQGGYPQQPGRPGGYPNQGGYPQQPGYPAGGNPAQGYPYGGGYGGHGGYGSQGGYGGQGGYGGHGGYGGQGGYGGGYMNQNPNNKVLSPQYGSSFGYGGHGAGRGSPFSNSVQQMGMYPNDRSRGFGRSAVMAAAGGAMVGMALGYGLGRFPRPPFSFHNPQEEHYYNHYMHRRYGTQSTDNNDYSRDYRYSKPPTTFDGYMDICMKKTDLLPAEDPKPNNKPAITTAVVTSARDTGTGSITTETNSTAADNSSTAAPATRPLNQPAANPAPPASQVGSSAEDDDTVSITEIGYPALIEQMKARRCLEMYMDYSDKYLKRLSDGVQRLEMGLRGLLAVVTSTTLMLTLLH, from the exons ATGAAGCTGACTGTAACAGCTCTGTTGTGTCTGTCCCTTCTATCGGTTCATGTTCATTTTTCGTCGGCCACGAAAAAAGGAGGGTTTGGTGGGAAAATAAGTCTCTTTAAGAAGACCCCCAAAACAAATCTGGACACTAAGTCTAAGGGAGGAATCCCCAAACAGCCTAAACAACATGAACAATTCAACCAAGGAGGCCAGCAACCAGGTCGACCAGGAGGTTACCCTAACCAAGGAGGCTATCCTAACCAAGGAGGGTATCCTAACCAAGGAGGGTACCCTAACCAAGGAGGTCACCCTAACCAAGGAGGGTATCCTAACCAAGGAGGCTATCCCAACCAAGGAGGCTATCCTAACCAAGGAGGTCACCCTAACCAAGGAGGCTATCCCAACCAAGGAGGCTATCCTAACCAAGGAGGTCACCCTAACCAAGGAGGCTATCCCAACCAAGGAGGGTACCCTAACCAAGGAGGTCACCCTAACCAAGGAGGCTATCCCAACCAAGGAGGCAATCCTAACCAAGGAGGTCACCCTAACCAAGGAGGCTATCCCAACCAAGGAGGGTACCCTAACCAAGGAGGTCACCCTAACCAAGGAGGCTATCCCAACCAAGGAGGCTATCCTAACCAAGGAGGCTATCCCAACCAAGGAGGGTACCCTAACCAAGGAGGTTACCCTCAGCAACCCGGCCGACCAGGAGGTTACCCCAATCAAGGGGGTTACCCTCAGCAGCCAGGATATCCAGCAGGAGGTAACCCAGCACAGGGCTACCCATACGGAGGAGGTTACGGTGGTCATGGTG GTTATGGCAGTCAAGGTGGTTACGGTGGTCAGGGCGGTTATGGTGGTCATGGTGGTTACGGCGGTCAGGGCGGTTACGGAGGTGGATACATGAACCAGAACCCAAACAACAAAGTCCTGAGCCCTCAATATGGGAGCAGCTTTGGATACGGGGGCCACGGTGCTGGCCGCGGCTCTCCCTTTTCCAACTCAGTTCAGCAGATGGGCATGTATCCCAACGATAGATCCAGAGGGTTTGGACGCAGCGCGGTGATGGCAGCAGCTGGAGGGGCTATGGTGGGGATGGCCCTGGGCTACGGTCTGGGAAGGTTCCCCCGTCCTCCCTTCAGCTTCCACAACCCCCAGGAGGAGCATTACTACAACCACTACATGCACAGGAGATATGGCACCCAGTCCACTGATAACAACGACTACAGCAGAGACTACAGGTACAGCAAACCCCCCACAACCTTTGATGGATACATGGACATCTGCATGAAGAAAACCGACCTTCTGCCTGCGGAGGATCCAAAGCCAAACAACAAACCAGCCATTACAACTGCTGTAGTCACCTCAGCTCGAGACACCGGCACAGGCAGCATCACAACGGAGACCAACAGCACTGCAGCAGACAACTCCTCGACCGCTGCACCTGCAACACGCCCTCTAAATCAGCCCGCAGCCAATCCAGCGCCTCCAGCTTCACAGGTTGGCAGCAGTGCTGAAGACGATGACACGGTCAGCATTACGGAGATCGGCTACCCGGCTCTGATTGAGCAGATGAAGGCCAGGAGATGCTTGGAGATGTACATGGACTACTCTGACAAGTACTTGAAGAGACTGAGCGATGGGGTGCAGCGACTGGAGATGGGCTTGCGAGGTCTATTAGCTGTGGTCACCAGTACTACACTGATGCTAACGCTGCTGCACTGA
- the rassf2b gene encoding ras association domain-containing protein 2b: MDDTEYGVQIGENKFIRKATVLSHLKTYNLYYEGQNLQLRHREEEGELIVEGLLNIFWGLRRPIRLQMQDDHERIRPPPSSTSWHSGCNLDSQGSPNSTDGQQMTEQSPPTVEVTPPDNQPEDNGVMEEQADEDNESSAQLLRTKSDAGVLRRGQRRSPSDQRKIRRHRFSINGHFYNHKTSVFTPSFGSVTNVRINSCMRTPQVLRVLLNKFKIENSPDDFALYLVHTSGERVKLKRSDYPLVLRVMQGPCEQVCKVFLMEEDLVEEVTYDVAQYIKFEMPVLKSFITKLKEEEDREVVKLTRRYTYLRCRIEKQLGCLPEGATCM, translated from the exons ATGGATGATACAGAGTACGGGGTTCAGATTGGAGAGAACAAGTTCATCAGGAA GGCAACAGTCCTCTCACATCTGAAGACGTACAACCTCTACTATGAAGGACAGAATCTGCAGCTCAGACACAGAGAG GAAGAGGGCGAGCTGATCGTTGAGGGCTTGCTCAATATCTTCTGGGGCCTGCGGCGACCAATCAGGCTTCAGATGCAGGATGACCACGAGCGGATCCGACCGCCCCCCTCCTCAACGTCCTGGCACTCGGGTTGCAATCTGGACAGTCAAGG TTCCCCCAACAGCACAGATGGTCAACAGATGACAGAGCAGAGCCCGCCCACAGTGGAAGTGACGCCGCCTGACAACCAACCAGAAGACAACGGTGTGATGGAGGAACAGGCAGACG AGGACAATGAGAGCTCCGCTCAGCTCCTCAGGACGAAGAGCGATGCCGGCGTCTTAAGACGGGGCCAGCGGCGGTCACCGAGCGACCAGAGGAAAATCCGACGGCATCGCTTCTCCATCAACGGGCACTTCTACAACCATAAG acTTCAGTGTTTACTCCTTCTTTCGGCTCGGTGACTAACGTTCGGATCAACAGCTGCATGAGGACACCTCAGGTGCTTCGAGTTCTCCTCAACAAGTTTAAAATTGAAAACAGCCCAGATGATTTTGCGCTCTACCTCGTCCATACAAGTGGAG AGCGTGTGAAACTGAAGCGAAGTGACTATCCTCTGGTGCTGAGAGTGATGCAGGGCCCATGTGAGCAGGTCTGCAAGGTTTTCCTCATGGAAGAAGACCTCGTAGAAGAAGTCACATATGAT GTGGCGCAGTATATCAAGTTTGAAATGCCTGTGCTGAAGAGTTTCATCACCAaactgaaggaggaggaggacagagaggtggTGAAACTGACGAGAAG GTATACGTACCTGCGGTGTAGAATTGAGAAGCAGCTCGGTTGTCTTCCAGAGGGGGCAACGTGTATGTAA
- the prnpb gene encoding prion protein b isoform X2, which yields MKHSLSVVCLSLLLFHTHFSLAKRGGGSFGKGLGAKKTHTSNRGSTNTKSNAGNKNNKGSGSQSGYPQQPVQPNQAGRPGNPAGYPQQPGYPARGSPYGGGYGSQGGYGGQGGYGGHGGYGGQGGYGGGYMNQNPNNKVLSPQYGSSFGYGGHGAGRGSPFSNSVQQMGMYPNDRSRGFGRSAVMAAAGGAMVGMALGYGLGRFPRPPFSFHNPQEEHYYNHYMHRRYGTQSTDNNDYSRDYRYSKPPTTFDGYMDICMKKTDLLPAEDPKPNNKPAITTAVVTSARDTGTGSITTETNSTAADNSSTAAPATRPLNQPAANPAPPASQVGSSAEDDDTVSITEIGYPALIEQMKARRCLEMYMDYSDKYLKRLSDGVQRLEMGLRGLLAVVTSTTLMLTLLH from the coding sequence ATGAAGCATTCCCTATCTGTGGTGTGTCTGTCACTTCTTTTGTTTCACACTCATTTCTCACTGGCCAAGAGAGGAGGCGGCAGCTTTGGGAAAGGCTTGGGCGCAAAGAAGACCCACACGTCCAACCGAGGCAGCACCAACACCAAAAGTAACGcaggcaacaaaaacaataagGGCTCCGGCTCTCAGAGTGGATACCCCCAACAGCCTGTACAACCCAATCAGGCAGGCAGACCCGGCAATCCAGCTGGTTACCCCCAGCAGCCGGGCTATCCAGCACGGGGATCCCCATACGGAGGAGGTTATGGCAGTCAAGGTGGTTACGGTGGTCAGGGCGGTTATGGTGGTCATGGTGGTTACGGCGGTCAGGGCGGTTACGGAGGTGGATACATGAACCAGAACCCAAACAACAAAGTCCTGAGCCCTCAATATGGGAGCAGCTTTGGATACGGGGGCCACGGTGCTGGCCGCGGCTCTCCCTTTTCCAACTCAGTTCAGCAGATGGGCATGTATCCCAACGATAGATCCAGAGGGTTTGGACGCAGCGCGGTGATGGCAGCAGCTGGAGGGGCTATGGTGGGGATGGCCCTGGGCTACGGTCTGGGAAGGTTCCCCCGTCCTCCCTTCAGCTTCCACAACCCCCAGGAGGAGCATTACTACAACCACTACATGCACAGGAGATATGGCACCCAGTCCACTGATAACAACGACTACAGCAGAGACTACAGGTACAGCAAACCCCCCACAACCTTTGATGGATACATGGACATCTGCATGAAGAAAACCGACCTTCTGCCTGCGGAGGATCCAAAGCCAAACAACAAACCAGCCATTACAACTGCTGTAGTCACCTCAGCTCGAGACACCGGCACAGGCAGCATCACAACGGAGACCAACAGCACTGCAGCAGACAACTCCTCGACCGCTGCACCTGCAACACGCCCTCTAAATCAGCCCGCAGCCAATCCAGCGCCTCCAGCTTCACAGGTTGGCAGCAGTGCTGAAGACGATGACACGGTCAGCATTACGGAGATCGGCTACCCGGCTCTGATTGAGCAGATGAAGGCCAGGAGATGCTTGGAGATGTACATGGACTACTCTGACAAGTACTTGAAGAGACTGAGCGATGGGGTGCAGCGACTGGAGATGGGCTTGCGAGGTCTATTAGCTGTGGTCACCAGTACTACACTGATGCTAACGCTGCTGCACTGA